The Zygotorulaspora mrakii chromosome 3, complete sequence genome includes a region encoding these proteins:
- the MDM35 gene encoding Mdm35p (similar to Saccharomyces cerevisiae MDM35 (YKL053C- A); ancestral locus Anc_2.587), which translates to MGNVMSASFAPECTDLKKEYDSCFNEWYSEKFLKGKSVENECSKQWYAYTACVDTHLTRQGIKSALDEARKEAPFEDGGAIKDQE; encoded by the coding sequence ATGGGCAACGTAATGTCTGCAAGTTTCGCGCCAGAGTGTACAGACCTGAAAAAGGAATATGACAGCTGCTTCAACGAGTGGTATAGTGAGAAGTTTTTAAAGGGCAAGTCTGTGGAGAACGAATGCTCTAAGCAGTGGTACGCCTACACAGCCTGTGTTGACACCCACCTGACTCGACAAGGTATAAAAAGTGCTCTCGACGAGGCAAGGAAGGAGGCGCCGTTTGAGGACGGAGGAGCCATCAAGGACCAGGAGTAA